In Tripterygium wilfordii isolate XIE 37 chromosome 15, ASM1340144v1, whole genome shotgun sequence, one DNA window encodes the following:
- the LOC120016325 gene encoding tryptophan aminotransferase-related protein 4-like, with protein sequence MAKNLSSKHMVCLVSSIILNILSIINLYVGGGGWDLSWTRRAATEAEAVAAVYCSGHGRAYLDGLVLDGNLPVCECNSCYGGSDCSQFNLTCIADANGGDPYFLEPFWMQKAASSAVVVAGWHRMGYSYHDKSTISAELERHIRKLHALVGNAVTDGRHILFGAGSTQVLMAAVYALSPLNSSSSPARVVVSIPFYNLYQLQTEVSNSVQFKFEGDTSSWMNYSDYANANFIEFVTAPNNPDGKLNKAVLHSFYTKAIHDRAYYWPHYTGIPAPADDDLMIFTISKLTGHAGSRFGWAVVKDKAVYERMARYMELNTMGVSRDTQLRALKLLKVVLEGGARDLFNFGHETMSSRWVKIRKTVSMSKRFSLQEIPPENCTYFNKIREASPAYAWLKCEREEDKNCYTVLEAANIIGRAGKAFGAEDRYVRLSLLRSQDDFDVTLQHLNKLVLEEGGSKTI encoded by the exons ATGGCTAAGAATTTAAGCTCCAAGCATATGGTATGCTTGGTGAGTTCCATAATTTTGAACATTTTgtcaattattaatttatatgtgGGTGGTGGTGGTTGGGATCTGTCATGGACCAGAAGAGCAGCGACTGAAGCAGAGGCTGTGGCAGCTGTGTACTGCTCAGGCCATGGAAGAGCCTACTTGGATGGCTTGGTTCTTGATGGAAATCTCCCTGTTTGTGAGTGCAACTCTTGCTATGGAGGCTCTGATTGCTCTCAATTCAACCTTACTTGTATTGCGGATGCTAATGG TGGGGATCCATATTTTTTGGAGCCCTTTTGGATGCAGAAAGCAGCCAGTAGTGCAGTTGTAGTAGCCGGATGGCACAGGATGGGATATTCATACCATGATAAATCCACCATCTCAGCCGAGCTCGAGCGGCACATTCGTAAACTACATGCCCTTGTTGGAAATGCAGTCACCGATGGGAGACACATTCTTTTTGGTGCTGGCTCCACCCAAGTCCTTATGGCTGCAGTCTACGCCTTGTCCCCTctcaattcttcttcttcacctgCAAGGGTTGTGGTCTCAATCCCTTTCTACAATCTTTACCAGTTGCAAACAGAAGTTTCCAACTCTGTCCAATTTAAGTTTGAAGGAGATACATCATCATGGATGAACTATTCAGATTATGCTAATGCCAATTTCATTGAGTTTGTAACTGCACCAAATAATCCTGATGGAAAATTGAACAAGGCAGTGCTTCATAGCTTCTACACCAAAGCGATCCATGACCGCGCCTACTATTGGCCTCATTATACAGGAATTCCAGCTCCAGCAGATGATGATCTTATGATATTTACCATTTCCAAGCTCACTGGTCATGCTGGCTCAAGATTCGG ATGGGCAGTGGTGAAGGACAAAGCTGTGTATGAAAGAATGGCAAGGTATATGGAACTAAATACGATGGGTGTTTCTCGTGATACTCAATTAAGGGCATTGAAGCTTCTGAAAGTAGTGCTTGAAGGGGGAGCAAGAGATTTGTTCAATTTTGGTCACGAGACAATGAGCAGTCGCTGGGTAAAAATAAGGAAGACAGTATCAATGTCGAAACGTTTCTCTCTTCAAGAAATCCCACCTGAAAATTGCACCTATTTCAACAAAATTAGAGAAGCTTCACCAG CTTATGCATGGTTGAAgtgtgagagagaagaagataaaaatTGTTACACAGTCCTGGAAGCAGCCAATATCATAGGTCGAGCAGGTAAAGCTTTCGGTGCAGAAGATCGGTATGTAAGACTCAGCCTCCTGAGAAGCCAAGATGATTTCGATGTAACGCTGCAGCATCTCAACAAACTGGTCTTGGAGGAAGGTGGTTCCAAGACTATCTAA
- the LOC120015997 gene encoding probable S-adenosylmethionine carrier 2, chloroplastic, which produces MVLERSSSQTASTDAAFSLTMSNPEKIPNDFPASIRVAECVPVDLLRVFYGGIVTGGIAGVVVEAALYPIDTIKTRLQAVHGEGKIILKGLYSGLAGNLAGVLLASSLFVGVYEPTKQKLLETFPENFGALAPLIAGVIGGAVSSILRVPTEVVKQRMQTCQFASASDCVRVILAKEGIKGLYTGYGSFLLRDLPFDAIQFCLYEQLRLGYKLAAKRDLNDAENAIIGAFAGAITGAVSTPLDVIKTRLMVQGSANQYNGICDCALTIMREEGKHTLWKGIGPRVLWIGIGGSIFFGVLEKTKQLFEQGSQKSTNSERD; this is translated from the exons ATGGTCCTCGAGCGTTCTTCGTCCCAAACGGCCTCAACTG ATGCTGCATTTTCTCTGACAATGTCAAATCCCGAGAAAATTCCGAACGATTTTCCAGCTTCAATTAGAGTAGCAGAGTGCGTTCCAGTTGATTTACTTCGTGTCTTCTATG GGGGCATTGTAACTGGAGGTATTGCTGGTGTTGTTGTAGAAGCGGCTTTATATCCTATTGATACAATAAAAACTCGATTACAG GCTGTCCATGGTGAaggaaaaattatattaaagggTCTTTATTCAGGATTGGCTGGAAACCTTGCTGGAGTCTTACT AGCATCTTCTCTATTTGTTGGCGTTTATGAACCTACAAAGCAGAAATTGCTGGAAACCTTCCCTGAAAATTTCGGTGCCCTTGCACCTTTG ATTGCAGGTGTTATTGGAGGTGCTGTTTCTTCTATTCTACGCGTGCCAACAGAG GTTGTTAAGCAAAGGATGCAAACCTGCCAATTTGCTTCAGCTTCTGATTGTGTTCGTGTGATTCTAGCTAAGGAGGGAATTAAAGGTCTCTATACG GGGTACGGTTCCTTCTTACTGCGAGATTTGCCTTTTGATGCCATCCAATTTTGCCTCTACGAGCAACTTCGGTTAGGATATAAACTGGCG GCAAAAAGGGATCTGAATGATGCTGAGAATGCTATTATTGGTGCTTTCGCTG GTGCTATAACTGGAGCTGTAAGTACTCCTCTTGATGTGATAAAAACCAGGTTGATGGTTCAG GGATCAGCAAACCAATACAATGGAATATGTGACTGTGCATTGACTATAATGAGAGAAGAGGGCAAGCATACTCTTTGGAAG GGTATTGGGCCAAGAGTTCTGTGGATCGGTATTGGAGGTTCAATTTTCTTTGGCGTCCTCGAAAAGACGAAGCAACTTTTTGAACAAGGGTCTCAGAAATCGACCAATTCCGAGCGAGACTAG